One region of Verrucomicrobiota bacterium genomic DNA includes:
- a CDS encoding deoxyribodipyrimidine photo-lyase → MVSSDQATQCVWFKRDLRVEDHRPLVEAGKRGPIVALFIIEPEVLNAPDYDALHWQFQSESLQDLQASLADLGVGLLIRRGRAAEVLESVREKYGFEFLWSHEETGNEVTFHRDKSVGKWAKEKGVTWTEFPQNGVVRGLRDRDGWSKLWGERMKHAPLPKPDSLSSPYKGTSKIPVLPTENSYSWKRSVDLRGGETAARHVLESFVGGRGQGYRRKMSSPVAAYDACSRLSPYFSSGCLSIRSAVHRVRLAMGDSIPASDGRSFLSRCHWHCHFMQKLESEPQIENRSFNRSCEGLRPMDPDPTRMTAWENGQTGYPFLDACMRALRTRGWINFRMRAMLVSFAAYDLWIDWRSFRDFLARQFIDYEPGIHFSQIQMQSGVTGINTLRIYSPVKQGLDQDPEGVFVKQWVPELAGLPTDYIHEPWRAPASVLSEADVIFGKTYPRPVVDHKEAVKFARGEFGKLRRKDEFWTEAKRVNKQHGSRKSGERRPKRSKKKEETQQQEMVLWS, encoded by the coding sequence GTGGTCTCAAGCGATCAGGCAACACAGTGCGTTTGGTTCAAACGCGATCTTCGTGTCGAGGATCACCGTCCACTCGTAGAGGCCGGTAAGAGAGGGCCGATTGTAGCGCTCTTCATTATCGAGCCGGAGGTCCTGAATGCACCGGATTACGATGCCCTTCACTGGCAGTTTCAGAGCGAGTCTCTCCAAGACCTCCAAGCTTCCTTAGCTGATCTCGGTGTAGGCTTGCTAATCCGGCGGGGGAGAGCGGCCGAAGTCCTCGAAAGTGTGCGGGAAAAATATGGTTTTGAATTCCTTTGGTCACACGAAGAGACCGGAAACGAAGTTACTTTTCATCGGGACAAATCAGTAGGTAAATGGGCTAAAGAGAAAGGCGTAACCTGGACCGAGTTTCCTCAAAACGGTGTCGTTCGTGGGCTTAGAGATCGCGACGGTTGGTCAAAGCTATGGGGAGAGCGGATGAAGCACGCTCCTTTACCCAAACCCGATTCGCTATCCTCCCCATACAAGGGGACTAGTAAGATCCCGGTTCTTCCAACAGAAAACTCCTACTCGTGGAAGCGAAGTGTTGACCTTCGCGGAGGGGAGACTGCAGCTCGCCATGTTCTGGAGTCGTTTGTTGGTGGTAGGGGTCAAGGATACCGTCGAAAGATGAGCAGTCCGGTGGCCGCCTATGATGCCTGTTCGCGGCTCAGCCCTTATTTCTCCTCGGGTTGCCTGTCGATCCGTTCAGCGGTCCATCGCGTGCGCCTTGCGATGGGTGATTCCATCCCAGCAAGTGACGGACGTTCCTTTCTCTCCCGCTGCCACTGGCATTGCCATTTTATGCAGAAACTGGAATCGGAGCCTCAGATTGAGAATCGCTCGTTCAATCGTTCTTGCGAGGGTCTACGTCCGATGGATCCGGATCCGACAAGGATGACGGCTTGGGAGAATGGACAAACGGGTTATCCGTTCCTCGATGCCTGTATGCGTGCTCTTCGGACGAGGGGATGGATCAACTTTCGAATGAGAGCGATGCTCGTTTCCTTCGCTGCTTACGATCTTTGGATCGACTGGCGGTCCTTCCGGGATTTCTTGGCCCGTCAGTTTATCGACTACGAACCCGGCATCCACTTTTCTCAGATCCAAATGCAGAGTGGGGTTACCGGAATCAACACCCTTCGGATCTATAGTCCTGTAAAGCAGGGCCTCGATCAGGATCCGGAAGGGGTTTTTGTCAAACAGTGGGTCCCGGAGTTGGCAGGGCTCCCGACTGACTACATCCATGAACCATGGAGGGCACCAGCATCGGTCCTCTCAGAGGCGGATGTGATTTTCGGAAAGACCTATCCGCGACCGGTCGTAGACCACAAGGAGGCGGTAAAGTTTGCCCGCGGAGAATTCGGTAAGCTGCGTCGAAAAGATGAATTCTGGACGGAGGCCAAACGGGTCAATAAGCAGCATGGCAGCCGTAAATCGGGTGAAAGACGCCCTAAGCGGAGTAAAAAGAAGGAAGAAACCCAGCAGCAGGAAATGGTGCTTTGGAGTTGA